The genome window CTACTACTTGTAGAAAATGTGGTTACAAAGGTTTAAGATACAAAGCTAAAGAACCAAGAGGATAGACATATTCTCTTATCTTTTATTATTTTTTAAAAAAACTTATTTTTAACTAATTTTTATTTCTAAACAATTAATTTAATATATCATTTTTAATAAATCTTATTTTAGGTATTCATATGAAAGATGTTGAAAATTATATTAGAGATATATTAAAAAGTAGAAAAATACATTTTACTTTAATTGACCCTGATGAACAAACACCTGAAGAAGCATTAGAAATAGCTACTCAGGCTATTGAAGGTGGAACTGATGGTATTATGATTGGTGGATCAACTGTTAATGGTGATGATGTAGATAATACCTGTAAAATATTATCTGAAAACATTGCAGTTCCAATTATTATTTTCCCAGGAAATACTAGTAGTGTAAGTAAATATGCAGATGCTATTTTTTATATGAGTTATGTTAACGCAAGAAACCCATATTGGATCAATGGTGCTCAGGCATTAGCTGCACCTGCTGTTAAATCATCTGGAATGGAAATTTTATCAATGCATTATATGGTTGTAGCTCCAGGTGGAACCGTTGGTTGGGTTGGAGATGCAAATTTAGTACCAAGAAGCAAACCTAAAATACCTGCAGTTTATGCAATGTCTGCAGAATTATTCGGAATTAAATTCTTCTATCTTGAAGCAGGTTCTGGTGCAGAAGAACCAGTACCACCAGAAATGGTTGGATATTCTAAAAAAGCTGCTCCAAATAACATCCTTGTTGTTGGTGGAGGAATCCGTGATGCTAAAGCAGCTTACATGGCTGCAAAAGCAGGTGGAGACATCATCGTAACTGGTACTGTTGTAGAAGAAGTTGATGATGTAAAATCCAAAATTCAAGAATTAACAGGAGCTATTAAAAAAGCTTCAATGGAGTAGTTTTCAACTGCTCTTACTATACTTTTTTTATTTATTATTAGCATAATTATTTTATAGTGATATTATGTTAAATTCATTATATGAGAAAGCCATCGCTAAAAGAGGATTTATTCATGATATTGATTCAAAAACCGATGTTGAATCCCAATTAGAATACAAATGGTTTGATAGAGAGATTCTAGAGAGTAATTGTGATTATTCAATTGCTGCAGGGGATGGAAGTTTTAATAAAAAGAAATTTTTAACTACTAATTTTTGTGCAGTTGGAGCAGAATCTATAATTTATGATGGTAAAATTAAAAAAATAGATGATTCAGATATATTCGATATTTCACATATTTCTTTTTTAGATGAATTATTAAGCAATTATATGTCTATTTATGAATTAAAATGTGCACTTAGAGCTATTAAAGATTATGATGTTGATTATTACATGATAGATGGATCTATTCTAGGGGATTTGCAAAATGCATTTCCAAGAGGTGCTAAATTACCTGCAAAACTTAAAAATAACTTAGATGATATATTGCTCAGTGAATTTGAAAGAAGACTATCAATAAGAAAATATGGATTGGTATTTCCTGAAATCAGGGATACATTAAATCTTGTTGAATTTCCAAAACACGAAAATTCAAATAAATTCGAGGAATATAATCTCCATCTTGCAAATGTTGAGAAATTAATTCTCTTAAAGGAAATTTTACAATACAGAAAAAGAATAATTGCAATTTCAAAAACATCATCTGATAATGAGTTATTCGGTTGGAATATTCCAGATATTGCTTTTTTAGACAAATTTACAAAAAAACAGGGTATGTCTTTAATAAAACACAGGCAAGTTCATGAAAATGCTGCATTTCCGTATTTCAATGACTTTTTTAAAAGCATTACATTTACAGTATTTTACATACGTCTACAGGACAATAAAAATGTTTTGAAGGTTGAACTTCCGTATAAAGCATCAAAAGAAGAAGTATTTGAATTAATTAAAAAGATTAACGACTTATCAGTTCAGGGTTATCCTTATTTGCTTAATAAGGCACATAATGATGTTGTAATTACAGATAAGAATATTAAGGAATTATTAAAAATAGCTAAGATTTATGAAACAACAAACAGGGAAGTGATGTCATGGTAATAGGAATTTGTATTGGTGAAACTTCACTTACACATGTAACATTCATATCAGATAAAATGCCTAATGTCGGTGAATATGTTACAATGGAATATAATGGGAAAAAAGTTTTAGGAATGATTGAAAACTTAATAATGGGAAATGACTCATTAAACGTTGATATTAACGATTTTAAAGCAATTCAAAAGATTTCAAGAATTGGTGCTGAAGAAAATTACATCAAAGGAAAAGTTAAGATTCTTGGAGATGTAAATGACAATTTAAAATTACCTAGAACACCTGTGCTTCCCGGAACTGAAATCAAATTGGCAGACAATGAAGTATTGGATGAAATATTCAAAGTAAAAAACCCTATTAAATTAGGTTGTCTTGTAAATCAAAGTGATGTCGAGGTTAATGTTGAAGCAAATCCAATTTTATCAAGACATTTAGCTATTCTTGCTATGACTGGTGCAGGTAAATCAAATACTGTTTCTGTATTGATTGATCAGTTTTTAAGATATAATCTTCCAATATTTGTTTTTGATATGCATGGAGAATATAAGGATGCGGTTTTCCCTAATGGTGAAGTTAATGTAATCAGGCCTAAAATTAATCCTCACTACATGAGTTTTCATGAAATTAAAAAATTAGTAAATATCGGAGCAAACAGCTATATCCAAGAAAGACACTTTAGAAGAGCATTCCATGAAGCTAAAGAATCTCTTAAAAATGGTGTTGCACAAACAAACAACTTTTTACAAGTAATGTATGATATTTTAGAAAATAAATCTCTAGAAGAAGGCTCTGATAAACAAATCGTAGATGTTATGAATAAAATTGACGATGCAATGATTAAATATTCTAACATATTTGATAAAAACATTGGAAATATTTTATCTAGTATTAAAAAAGGTCATGCAAACGTTTTAGATTTAAGCCAAGTTGATGAATCTGTAGCTAGTGTTTTAGTAAGTCACATTCTTAGAAATGCACTTCAAAGAAGTAAAGATGCAGCAAGTAAAGGTGAAAACTTAATTGAAAACTCTGTATTTTTCATTTTGGAAGAAGCACATATTCTCGCTCCTAAAAAACGTGAAACTGACTCTAAAAAATGGATTCAAAGAGTTGCAAGAGAAGGTCGTAAATTTGGTTTAGGATTATGTTTAGTAAGCCAGTCTCCTAAAACTGTTGATCATGATGCATTATCTCAAATGAACAACATGATAATTTTAAGACTTGTTGAACCGGAAGACCAAAGACATGTCCAATCAGCAAGTGAAAGTCTATCAAAAGATTTAGTTGACCAATTACCATCCCTAAATGTTGGTGAGGCTATTGTTCTCGGATTAATGAGTAAAGTACCAACTCTTGTTAAAATTGATAGATTTAAAGGTCGCCGTCATGGTGATGATATGGACATAATATCTCACTTTAAAAATTCTATCCAAAAAGAAAAAGAAGAGATAGAAAATGCACAACAAGAAACTTTAGATATGGGATATGACTACTAATTTAATATCTCATAATTAATTTTTCGAGTTTATTTTAATTTTAATTTCTTTTTAATACGTAGTTTAAAAACTATTAAATATTGAAAATCATAAATGTAATATTTACTTAAATACTTTATAAAGTGTTTAAATTGATTATATACAAAATTTTTAAAAGGTAATATAATGAAATTTGCACATTTAGCAGACACTCATTTAGGTTATCGCCAATTTGGATTAATTGAGCGTGAAAAGGACTTCTATGAAGTGTTTGAAAAGGTTATAGATAAAATAATTGAAGAAAAAGTAGATTTTGTAATACATAGTGGAGATCTATTTGAAACCGCAAAACCATCTCCCAATGCACTTTTAGCCTTCCAAAAAGGTTTACTCAAATTAAAAGGTGCAGGAATTACTATGTATGCAATTGCAGGAAATCATGATTCAGTAATGCGTAAAGGAGCAATTCCTCCTCAAGTAATATTTAAAAAATTAGGTCTAAAAGTTATTAGTCCTATTAATCCGTTTTATGTTCACGGAGATTTATTTATTGCAGGATTGCCTTTTTATCCAGCATCACAAAGTAAATTATTGAAATCAAAATTAGCAGAATTATCTAAAAAAGCAGCTAATTACGAAAAATCAGTCTTAGTATTGCATCAAGGTATTGATAAGTACTTTGGATATCAATATGAATTGGAACTTGGTGATGTGCCAGATAATTTCAGCTATTATGCACTAGGTCACGTTCACAAATATGTCAATGATAGTTTTGGTAATGGAAGATTAGTTTATCCTGGTTCTACTGAAATTTGGAAGACTGATGAGCTTGAAGATTATAAAAATAATGGTAAAGGCTGTGTGATTGTTGATTTTGATGGTCCAAAACCAGTTATTAAAAGACTCAGTATTGATGCAGGTCGTGAATTTATTATAAGGACAATTGATTATAATAAATTAGAAAGCAATGTTGCGGGTATTAAAGAAATCATCAAAGACTTCGATAAAAAACCTATCTTGGATTTAACAATTAAAAATGTTGATGGAAATACCAAAGACATTTATGAAATTATCAATAATGAATTAGGTGATTTAGCTTTAATGATTAGACCTAAATTTGAAATTATTGATGAAAATAGAACTGGTGATCCACCTTTCCCTGGTTCTGTTGGTCCTAAAGAATTAATTGTTGAACAATTAGAAAAATACAACGATAAAAATGTTGAGCAATTTGCTTTAGAATTATATGACTTTTTATCCAAGGATAAAAATGGTGAGTCTAAGGAATTAGTTCATCAGTTTTTCAACGACCATTATTCTAAAAATCCTAAATATTGTAATGTTGAAGAAGTAGAAGAAATTGAAGTTCCTAAAAAAGAATCTGGGGATATTCAAGTAACATTTAACGAGGTTTTAAAATGATTTTCACAAAATTAAGATTAAGAAATTTTAAATCTCATGAAGACACTATCATTCGCTTTAAGAAGGGAATTAGTGTAATTGTTGGTGAAAACGGTGCAGGAAAATCAACAATTTTAGAAGGAATTAGCTTTGCTTTATTTAAACAACACACTGCTAAAAAGATTGATGATTTAGTTAGAAACAATGCACAGACTATGACTATTGAATTAGAATTTATTTCTAATGGAAAACAATACAAAATAATTCGTGAGAAAAAATCAAATTTAAAATCTTCAATTTATAAAAGAACTTCAACTGATGGGGACTTTGTCCATATCTGTACAGGAGATAAAGAAGTAGCAAGTGAAATCCAACAAATCTTGGATATTGATTCTGATTTGTTCTTAAATGCAATTTACATCAGACAAGGAGAAATTGCAGAGCTTGTTGATAAAACTCCTGCTGAGAAAAAACAGTTAATTGCTAAGTTACTTGGAATTGATTCATTAGAAAAGTCATGGAAAAACTTATTGCCATTTATTAATGATTATGAAAATCAGTTAGCTGAACTTAAAGGTAAACTTTACAATTCAGATAAATTAGCTGAAGAATTAGATCAAAAACGTGCTGAATTATCTTCATTAAGAAAAAGAGGTCTTGAACTTGAGAATCATATTAGTGAAGTAAAAGAATTACTCCAAGACATATCTGCTGGTAAAAGAGATATGGAAAGAGAAAAAGAAATATATGAAACTCAAATCAATAACCTCAAAAATGAAGAAAAAACATTATCTAAACTTGAAAATGATAAACATACAATTCATGAAAACTTAGATAAAATCAGAGAAGCTGAAGAACAAATTGTTCGTTTAGAGAAATTTGTTTCTAAATTGGATGTTTATTTGGACTTTGAAAAATCAGTACTCAGTATCCAAAACTTAAAAGAAAACGAAGCTGAAATATATGATAAATTAGATTCAATATCTGAACAAAAACAACTTATTGCCGATAATAAGGAAAATTACAGTAAGTTTTTAGCATTTGAAGAGGAAATTGAGAAATATAACAATCAAAAACTCAGTTTCGAAAAAGAACTAGCTACAATGACTAAGCTTGATAAGGATAAAAAAGACTTATTTAGTGAAATTGAATCTGAACGTAATGATATCAACAAGTTCTTTGTTAGAGCTAAAGAGAAATTAGAATACAATGGATTAGACCAGGATGTATTGGCTAAAGTTGATGATTTCAATGTTATTGAAGAAGCTACTAATGACTTTTTAGATGAAATTAATAGCAAAATTAAAACTTTATCTGAAGATATTGCGTCTAAAAAAGAAGAGATTGTAGTATTTAAACAAAATATTAAATCTAGTGAAAAATCATTAAATGAGTTAAATGATGCTTCAGATAATAAATGTCCTGTTTGTCAATCTGATATTGATGATGCTAAAAAAGCAGATTTAGTAAAACAATATCAGGATATTATTGATGAGAATTCTCATTCAATATCTGATTATGAAGAAGCTGTTGAATTACTTAGCAAAAATAAATCAAGTTTTGAAGTAAAACATGAAAGAATTACTGAGTTATCAAAAAATATTGATTTGTATAAACACAGATTTGACCATTTAAACAATCATATGGCTGATAAATTAAAGAAACTTGATTCAGAACTCGAATCCAAAGATTTCATCAGCGGTAAACTTGGTGAATTATTACTTGTTATTTCTAATAAGAAAATTGAAAGAGAATCTTATCAGGAATCTTATGATACATATATCCAAGCAAAAGGTGCATTAGAAGTTTTAGGTAATGAAACTGATATTCAATTCAAATTAAAACAGGTTCAAAATGAAATTGATAATCATGTTACCAATATTAAGAATGCAATTAAATTAGATCCTCATTTAACTGGTGATATTACTGCTTCAGAACTTCAAAGCCGTATTGCTGATTTAAAACAGAAAAATGAAGAATACAATCAACTTAAAGGATTTATTAAAAACAAACAGTCATATTTAACTCAGCTTGATTCTGTAAAAGAAGATATTGGGTTGTCAATTAATCAAATTGATATTATTAAAAACAAAATCCAAGCATGTTCTTATGATGTAGATAAATATGAACACATTATTTATCGCTCTGAGGTATATGAAAGAAAATACAACACATTCAATGATGAACTTAATACAATCAAAGGTCAAGCACGTGAAACAATTGCTTATGTAAATGATTTAAGTTCAAGAGTTGAATCAATTAATAAATTCCAGCAAGAATATGATAATGTTTCTGATTATATTAACTTATTAAGCCATATTAGAAACATATACAGTAAAAATGGTATCCAAAGAGATTTAAGAAATATTTCAAGACCATTAATCCAAAAATACACAAAAGAATTCTTCAATGAATTCAATTTCAACTATTCTGACTTAACTCTTGATGATGAATATGATGTAACTGTTTATGGTCCTGAAGGTGAATCATCAATGACTATGGTTAGTGGTGGTGAAAAAATAGCTATTGCTCTAGCTTTAAGACTTGGAATCACTCAAGCTATGTCTAATGGTGAATTAGATACTATTTTACTCGATGAACCTACTATTCATTTAGATTCTTCAAGAAGACATGAGTTAATTAATTTATTAAAAGAAATATCTTCATTACCACAAATGATTATTGTAACTCATGAGCCTCAGCTTGAAAATGCAGCTGATAATTTAATAAAAGTAGAAAAAGTGAATGGTATATCAAAAGTAATAATTTAAATTACATTATTTCTTTTTTATTTTTTTTACATGGTTTCTGGTGCATCTTTAATTGAATCAATTATACAATTTGCATTCCATCCGACAATGGTTGCAGCTTTTTCTTCTAATTCTAATGGTACTGCTTCACTGCCTAATGGTCTAACTAAGACAATTGGTATTTCATATTGTTCACTAGCAGCTAATAATTCTTCAAAAAGCTCTTTATTATCATTATAAAGTCCTGCTAATAAGATAATTCTATCAACTTTTTTATAAAACTCTTCTCCAGCAGTAGCATAAGATCCAGACATTGATTCTTTCCATAAGAAATTTGCTTTTGAATATAATTTTTCAGTAAACATACCATATTCTTTGTTTTTGTCAAATCCGCTTGTAATAATTAAATTGTAAATCTTATCGTCTCTTTCATCTTCAAACATTTTCTCACCTTGCTTTTATTTTAAAATATTATAATATAAAAATATTTATTAATTTCAAAAAAGAAATATTAGTTAGTAACGATTATTTTAAGGAATTATTTTATATGAAAGCAGCAGTAATAGGTTTAGGCGTAGAAGGAAAAAAGGCAGTTAATTCTCTTTTAAAACATGATTGGGAAGTTTATGCTACTGATTTGAATATTAATGTAGATTTAGATGGATTAGATTTACCAAATTTATCATTAAATGTTATTGATGATAATCAAACAGTTTCAATTGTTGGAGATAGAATAAATATGGATTTGGGTTTTACAAATCCTAATGCGATTGAACAGTGTGATGCAGTAGCAATTAGTCCTAGTATGTTTGGAGGAGAATTTGCAACTAAATTGTTAAAAAATTCAAAATTATTAAGCGATATTGTAGATAAACATAAAGACATTTTCACAATTGGTATTACTGGAACAAACGGTAAAACAACCACTGTTCATATGATAAAAGAGATTTTAGAAAATGCCGGTAAAAAAGTTTTAGTCGGTGGTAATGGTGGTGGAGGCTTTTCAGGATATTATGATTTGATTCTTGAAGCTAATGAGGATGAATATGATGTTTTACTTGTAGAAGTATGTGATATGACTCTTGATTTTTGTAAGTATTGCTTTGATTTTGACATGATTGGTCTTACTAACATTGGTAATGACCATATGAATGTTCATAAAACCATTGCTAATTATAAAGATTCTCTAGTTAGATTTTTTGAAGCAAAAACCGTATTTACTGCATTTGATCAGGATTTCAATGCTGATTTCAAACAATCCAGTGATAAACACATAAACTATTTCGAATATCAGGATGAATTGAAACTATTTGGTAAGTTTAATTTGCTTAATGCAGGTCTTGCAACAGCAATTGCAAAAGAACTTAAAATTCCTAAAGATGTTATTAAATCAACACTTTCACAGTTTAGTGCAGTTGAAGGAAGATTAGATGTTTATAAAATCAACAGTGCTTCTGTATATGTTGGAAAAACTGATAATTCTGATGCATTAGAGTCCATTTTATCTGAAAGAGATTTTTATGCTGTATTTATAGGAACTCCTCGCCACAATGAAACTCACAGATTAGATATTTTAGATGTTGCTGTTAAATATGATCCTGAAGTCATTGTTTTATTCCCAGGATTAGATGATACATTGGATATGGCGATTTATAGGCTTAATTCTCTTGGATATATGGGAAATATCATTACAGTAAATTCTCTTGATGAAATTATAGCATTGGTTGCAGAGTATTCACATGAAGATGCAATTTTAATTGGTGGTAATGGTCAAGAAAATATTATAAATATTCAAGAGAGAATTAAATTGATTTCTGAAAAATTATAGGTGTTTAATAAGTTTTTTATATTATATTAAACATAATGAATATATGTTATTTTAATTATTATTGGTGTTATATAGATTAAGGTGTATTAAATGAGTAGAAGTTGGAGAAAAATTTCACTTACAATAATTTTATCATTGGCAATTTTAAGTATAGTATTTGCTGCATTGGGAGCAGCATCTAATGTTTCTTATAATGCTCATGGTATTGCTGAAGAATATAAACTTCCTATTGGTCAATCAATGTTTGAAAATCAATCTATTTTAGGTCAAAGAGAACCAATTACTGTTCCATTTATATCTAATGTTGGATTTTTAGCTCATCAAATTCAAGCATTAGATATTCAAGGGATAATATTAACATTAAATACTGGTATGGTTCCATTTGATTTTTCAACTATCTCTGGTGAGGGTATTGATTCATACGGTAATGTAGTTAATGTTAAAGGACCTGGATTTTTAACCTATGAAGGTGACAAGTTAGTTGTAAAATCACCTGATCATTATGTATGGGGTTACAGTGCTCCTTATAAATGGTTGGTTAAAACAGAAACTGGAGTAGATGTTGTAGAAAATGGTACTGTAATAAAATCTGTACCTGCAGAAGAAATTAAAAACTTAGAATATAAAAATGACTATTATAATGCAAGTACTATTGCATCATGGTATAATCATGATTCAGCTGTAGATGCTACATTTACTTTAGAAAAAGGAATGAGTGGATTTTCTGATGGAAGAAACAATATCAGTGCTTCTGATGTACCAAAAATATTTGGTCAGGATGTTGTAGATTATGCTTCTGAATATCCAACTGGTTCTCCAATTTTATTATACTCTGGAAATTATACTGAAGAAGCTGGTGAAGCATATTCAACTTACCTTGGTTCTCACCCAGAATATGGTGATGGAATTAGAGAAATAAACGCAAGACAATTTGTTTTTGCATGGAACGGAACTGTAATCCCACCTAACTCAACTTCAAGCGGTAAAGACTATGTTTACTTTGAATCTGCTAGTGATTCAAATGCACCTGGTGGAAGTGCATCCCATGGTGTATGTCCTCCTGCTAGAACATTAAGAGCAGCTGTTACTGCTGAAGGTTTCGATTTACCTGTTGGTATGTGCTGGGATGAAGATGCAGTTTTATTCGGATATAACCCTGCACAAGGAATCTATGTAACAAATAACCATGATTATCCAGTAAAAATCAACATGTGGACTGAAGGTGAAGGTACTGGAATGGCAATTTACTGTCAAATTGTAAGATATGTTCCAACTTAAGGAGCTTATCTTTATTTTTTCTTTTTTTATGTCAATTTCAACTATTATTACTGCAGCTGGAAAGAATTCCAGAATGAGAAAAGATTTAATTTCTCGTAACTTAGAATTAAAAAATAAACTTGTTTTACCATTTGAAGATAAAACTGTTATAGAGACAACTATTGATAATGCATTATCTGCAAATGTAGATGAATGTATTGTTGTACTTGGTCACTATGCATCCGAAATAAAAGAAGCTATTTTTGATAATTATGATGGTTTAGTTAAATTTATCACTAATGATCCAGTTGATGTAGGTTTATCAGTATCACTTTACAATGGTTTATCAAATATCGATTCTGATTTTGCATTATGTATAACTGCAGACCAACCTACTGTGTCAAGTGAAACATTCAATAAATTAATTGAAGTAAGTCAGGATGCACAAGATCCATTTCACACAATTTCTATTTTAAGAAGAAGAAAAACAGGCTTATTGGATACAGCTGAAGGATTAGGTATGCCTTTTATTGCTCCACGCTTAAATTTAATGAAATACTTAGAAAACGAAAATGATAACCTAAATCCTATCTTAAGAAAAATATTTGCTGATGGTTATACATTTTATGGAATAAAAGAAAAAAATGAAAAAGAGTTACTAAATATCAATCATTACGATGATTATTTAGCATTATTAGATTGATTCTAAACCAGAAATGACTTCTTCGATTTTAGCTTTACTAATACCAACGGTCATTTCATTATCTTTAATGTTTGCTGCTTTTCTAGAACCGTCACAGCCTAAAGTGAAATTAACATCTTCATTAATGTATGGATTTGAAAATGCATCTCCGCATAATGACTGAATTCCTGCAAATGAAGGTTTAATTTTCTCACCAGTTTTATAAACAATACTTTGAGCAAGTTTCATTCCACCAACAGGTTCACAGATAACTTGAATTACATCTGCTTCAAAATCAGCTTCATCTAAAGGAGCATAAACGATTGCCCAGTGAATATCTTTGATAATTGAAAGATCTGCAGTTAATTTTTTTGCAGTTTCTAAATCTTGGAATCTTCCTAAAGAGAAATATTTCTCACCGTTAGCTAATTTTTCAGGCATATCTCTTAGTCCAATAGCTCCTGCTCCACCTAAACATAACTGTTGTTCAAGTGTAGAGTAAAAAGAGTCTCCAAGTGATGCTTTTCTAACCATTTCGCAGTGTCTAATTTTTTCATCAATTAATTCAATGCCTTCAGGTAAATCCTCTTCACTTTTAATTAACTTAATTGCAACAGGTTTTGCATCAAGGTCAATTTTACTTTCAATTACTTCACAATATTTTTTGTTTGTATCTAAATTAGTCATAATAATCCCTTATATTATCGTTTGTATTATGGAATTTTAAAGTTTTTTGTATTAACAGTGTTATTTTTACAGAATGTTTTAAAATCACAAGCAGAACAGGTTCTTTCGTCTGAATCACCTTTCCAAGCGTCCTGAATTTTAGATCCTTTCATTTCTTTAATCATTGATTCTTCAATATCTGCAACAACACTATC of Methanobacteriaceae archaeon contains these proteins:
- a CDS encoding exonuclease SbcCD subunit D — encoded protein: MKFAHLADTHLGYRQFGLIEREKDFYEVFEKVIDKIIEEKVDFVIHSGDLFETAKPSPNALLAFQKGLLKLKGAGITMYAIAGNHDSVMRKGAIPPQVIFKKLGLKVISPINPFYVHGDLFIAGLPFYPASQSKLLKSKLAELSKKAANYEKSVLVLHQGIDKYFGYQYELELGDVPDNFSYYALGHVHKYVNDSFGNGRLVYPGSTEIWKTDELEDYKNNGKGCVIVDFDGPKPVIKRLSIDAGREFIIRTIDYNKLESNVAGIKEIIKDFDKKPILDLTIKNVDGNTKDIYEIINNELGDLALMIRPKFEIIDENRTGDPPFPGSVGPKELIVEQLEKYNDKNVEQFALELYDFLSKDKNGESKELVHQFFNDHYSKNPKYCNVEEVEEIEVPKKESGDIQVTFNEVLK
- a CDS encoding NTP transferase domain-containing protein, producing the protein MSISTIITAAGKNSRMRKDLISRNLELKNKLVLPFEDKTVIETTIDNALSANVDECIVVLGHYASEIKEAIFDNYDGLVKFITNDPVDVGLSVSLYNGLSNIDSDFALCITADQPTVSSETFNKLIEVSQDAQDPFHTISILRRRKTGLLDTAEGLGMPFIAPRLNLMKYLENENDNLNPILRKIFADGYTFYGIKEKNEKELLNINHYDDYLALLD
- a CDS encoding nuclease, whose amino-acid sequence is MFEDERDDKIYNLIITSGFDKNKEYGMFTEKLYSKANFLWKESMSGSYATAGEEFYKKVDRIILLAGLYNDNKELFEELLAASEQYEIPIVLVRPLGSEAVPLELEEKAATIVGWNANCIIDSIKDAPETM
- a CDS encoding DNA double-strand break repair nuclease NurA produces the protein MLNSLYEKAIAKRGFIHDIDSKTDVESQLEYKWFDREILESNCDYSIAAGDGSFNKKKFLTTNFCAVGAESIIYDGKIKKIDDSDIFDISHISFLDELLSNYMSIYELKCALRAIKDYDVDYYMIDGSILGDLQNAFPRGAKLPAKLKNNLDDILLSEFERRLSIRKYGLVFPEIRDTLNLVEFPKHENSNKFEEYNLHLANVEKLILLKEILQYRKRIIAISKTSSDNELFGWNIPDIAFLDKFTKKQGMSLIKHRQVHENAAFPYFNDFFKSITFTVFYIRLQDNKNVLKVELPYKASKEEVFELIKKINDLSVQGYPYLLNKAHNDVVITDKNIKELLKIAKIYETTNREVMSW
- a CDS encoding geranylgeranylglyceryl/heptaprenylglyceryl phosphate synthase, which encodes MKDVENYIRDILKSRKIHFTLIDPDEQTPEEALEIATQAIEGGTDGIMIGGSTVNGDDVDNTCKILSENIAVPIIIFPGNTSSVSKYADAIFYMSYVNARNPYWINGAQALAAPAVKSSGMEILSMHYMVVAPGGTVGWVGDANLVPRSKPKIPAVYAMSAELFGIKFFYLEAGSGAEEPVPPEMVGYSKKAAPNNILVVGGGIRDAKAAYMAAKAGGDIIVTGTVVEEVDDVKSKIQELTGAIKKASME
- a CDS encoding SMC family ATPase, with translation MIFTKLRLRNFKSHEDTIIRFKKGISVIVGENGAGKSTILEGISFALFKQHTAKKIDDLVRNNAQTMTIELEFISNGKQYKIIREKKSNLKSSIYKRTSTDGDFVHICTGDKEVASEIQQILDIDSDLFLNAIYIRQGEIAELVDKTPAEKKQLIAKLLGIDSLEKSWKNLLPFINDYENQLAELKGKLYNSDKLAEELDQKRAELSSLRKRGLELENHISEVKELLQDISAGKRDMEREKEIYETQINNLKNEEKTLSKLENDKHTIHENLDKIREAEEQIVRLEKFVSKLDVYLDFEKSVLSIQNLKENEAEIYDKLDSISEQKQLIADNKENYSKFLAFEEEIEKYNNQKLSFEKELATMTKLDKDKKDLFSEIESERNDINKFFVRAKEKLEYNGLDQDVLAKVDDFNVIEEATNDFLDEINSKIKTLSEDIASKKEEIVVFKQNIKSSEKSLNELNDASDNKCPVCQSDIDDAKKADLVKQYQDIIDENSHSISDYEEAVELLSKNKSSFEVKHERITELSKNIDLYKHRFDHLNNHMADKLKKLDSELESKDFISGKLGELLLVISNKKIERESYQESYDTYIQAKGALEVLGNETDIQFKLKQVQNEIDNHVTNIKNAIKLDPHLTGDITASELQSRIADLKQKNEEYNQLKGFIKNKQSYLTQLDSVKEDIGLSINQIDIIKNKIQACSYDVDKYEHIIYRSEVYERKYNTFNDELNTIKGQARETIAYVNDLSSRVESINKFQQEYDNVSDYINLLSHIRNIYSKNGIQRDLRNISRPLIQKYTKEFFNEFNFNYSDLTLDDEYDVTVYGPEGESSMTMVSGGEKIAIALALRLGITQAMSNGELDTILLDEPTIHLDSSRRHELINLLKEISSLPQMIIVTHEPQLENAADNLIKVEKVNGISKVII
- a CDS encoding Mur ligase family protein — protein: MKAAVIGLGVEGKKAVNSLLKHDWEVYATDLNINVDLDGLDLPNLSLNVIDDNQTVSIVGDRINMDLGFTNPNAIEQCDAVAISPSMFGGEFATKLLKNSKLLSDIVDKHKDIFTIGITGTNGKTTTVHMIKEILENAGKKVLVGGNGGGGFSGYYDLILEANEDEYDVLLVEVCDMTLDFCKYCFDFDMIGLTNIGNDHMNVHKTIANYKDSLVRFFEAKTVFTAFDQDFNADFKQSSDKHINYFEYQDELKLFGKFNLLNAGLATAIAKELKIPKDVIKSTLSQFSAVEGRLDVYKINSASVYVGKTDNSDALESILSERDFYAVFIGTPRHNETHRLDILDVAVKYDPEVIVLFPGLDDTLDMAIYRLNSLGYMGNIITVNSLDEIIALVAEYSHEDAILIGGNGQENIINIQERIKLISEKL
- a CDS encoding ATP-binding protein — protein: MVIGICIGETSLTHVTFISDKMPNVGEYVTMEYNGKKVLGMIENLIMGNDSLNVDINDFKAIQKISRIGAEENYIKGKVKILGDVNDNLKLPRTPVLPGTEIKLADNEVLDEIFKVKNPIKLGCLVNQSDVEVNVEANPILSRHLAILAMTGAGKSNTVSVLIDQFLRYNLPIFVFDMHGEYKDAVFPNGEVNVIRPKINPHYMSFHEIKKLVNIGANSYIQERHFRRAFHEAKESLKNGVAQTNNFLQVMYDILENKSLEEGSDKQIVDVMNKIDDAMIKYSNIFDKNIGNILSSIKKGHANVLDLSQVDESVASVLVSHILRNALQRSKDAASKGENLIENSVFFILEEAHILAPKKRETDSKKWIQRVAREGRKFGLGLCLVSQSPKTVDHDALSQMNNMIILRLVEPEDQRHVQSASESLSKDLVDQLPSLNVGEAIVLGLMSKVPTLVKIDRFKGRRHGDDMDIISHFKNSIQKEKEEIENAQQETLDMGYDY